In Humulus lupulus chromosome 6, drHumLupu1.1, whole genome shotgun sequence, a single genomic region encodes these proteins:
- the LOC133781353 gene encoding TATA-binding protein-associated factor BTAF1 isoform X1 yields the protein MAQQSSRLHRLLTLLDTGSSQSTRFTAARQIGEIAKSHPQDLVSLLKKVSQYLRSKNWDTRVAAARAIGAIAENVNHTSLPQLFSCFKSKLSDFGMPGISEDLLALPDFHSNVAGISFRSFNINKVLEFGALLASGGQEYDIAYDSLKNPRERLARQKQNLRRRLGLEVCEQFMDVNDMIRDEDLIMQNSHGNGINQRVYVPHNIQRLVADMVPSMISKRPSPRERNLLKRKAKISSKDQMKGWAEDGDSRVLGAQNVTVPKVSSTDPLSSSKASMDVNDDEDSLDHDKDGLWPFHSFVEQLLLDMFDPVWEVRHGSVMALREILTHQGASAGVFMPDLSLDGAQFFQLEDEFVSHRMKREREIDLNMQGPTDEFEPNMKMPKFTDVSSPWVDTMTVANIDCNSDINIKVEDGSMCDLLAEPITELSNLSSVKVESDSHLDTTLYSTKEDTTLYSNKEVTETAIFEDSSSIKETDVMKNISENSELMNWIKLARHSWLKNCQFLQECAIRFLCVLSLDRFGDYVSDQVVAPVRETCAQALGVVFKYMHPTLLHETLTILLEMQVNFIPEWEIRHGSLLGIKYLVAVRKEMLHELLGRVLPACKAGLEDPDDDVRAVAADALIPTAAAIVNLQGQTLNSIVMLLWDILLDLDDLSPSTSSVMNLLAEIYSQDEIIPKMLGRSKDSQEFDLNEVGFIDDSTGGVSMQENPFMLATLAPRLWPFMRHSIASVRYSAIRTLERLLEAGYKRNISDSCSSSFWPSFILGDTLRIVFQNLLLDSNDEILQCSERVWRLLIQSPKEDLEIAARSYMSSWIELASTPYGSVLDATKMFWPVALPRKSHFRAAAKMRAVNLENESHRNIPLESTNGAIPHERIGDASINPVKIIVGTDVEMSVTRTRVVTATALGIFASMLEEGSTQYVVDPLSSALTSMSGVQRQVASMILISWFKEIKSGGSNENQGTTSSFPNHLRNWLLDLLACSDPTFPTKNSLLPYLELSRTYSKMRGEASQLLHTMESLGMFDNSLSITKPECETLSVDDAISFASKVPALCNDNVGNESVGHLEDMESARQRLLTTSGYLKCVQINLHVSVSALVAAAVVWMSELPARLNPIILPLMASIRREQEERLQEKAAEALAELIYYCISRKPSPNDKLIKNVCSLTCMDPCETPQAAVIGSMEIIDDQDLLSFGTATNKQKTKGQMIAGGEDRSKVEGFIGRRGSELALKHLCEKFGASLFDKLPKLWDCLTEVLNPSTNESLTPNENQVTQIIDSVQDPQILINNIQVVRSIVPLLNEALKPKLLTLLPCLFYCIRHSHIAVRLASSRCITSMAKSMTVHAMGAIVENSIQMLGDNSSVSARQGAGMLISLLVQGLGPELVSYSPLLVVPLLRCMSDCDQSVRQSVTHSFAALVPLLPLARGLPPPVGLSDSFSRSAEDAQFLEQLLDNSNIDDYKLSTDLKVTLRRYQQEGINWLAFLKRFKLHGILCDDMGLGKTLQASAIVASDIVECRTSNNNESRSPSLIICPSTLVGHWAFEIEKYIDVSVISTLQYVGSAQDRIYLRDHFDKHNVIITSYDVIRKDIDYLGKLQWNYCILDEGHIIKNAKSKITHAVKQLKAQHRLILSGTPIQNNVMDLWSLFDFLMPGFLGTERQFQATYGKPLVAARDPKCSAKDAEAGALAMEALHKQVMPFLLRRTKDEVLSDLPEKIIQDRYCDLSPVQLKLYEQFSGSNVKHEISSIVKSNESGDTGEGSSVSTKASSHVFQALQYLLKLCSHPLLVLGDKIPESIECLLSEQHASSDPISELHRPFHSPKLVALQEILEECGIGIDASNSDAAVGVGQHRVLIFAQHKAFLDIIERDLFQTYMKSVTYLRLDGSVEPEKRFDIVKAFNSDPTIDVLLLTTHVGGLGLNLTSADTLVFMEHDWNPMRDHQAMDRAHRLGQKKVVNVHRLIMRGTLEEKVMSLQKFKVSVANAVINSENASMKTMNTDQLLDLFASAETSKRGTSVSKQTDNKFDGDAKLPGSKKGLKAILGGLEELWDHSQYTEEYNLNQFLSKLSG from the exons ATGGCACAACAATCCTCTCGTCTTCATCGTTTGCTCACTCTCTTGGACA ctGGTTCGTCCCAGTCCACAAGATTCACTGCTGCTCGCCAGATTGGGGAAATTGCCAAATCGCATCCTCAAGACTTGGTCTCTCTTTTGAAAAAG GTTTCTCAGTATCTTCGTAGCAAAAACTGGGATACGAGGGTTGCTGCTGCTCGTGCTATTGGGGCTATAGCTGAGAATGTTAATCACACATCTTTGCCTCAACTCTTTTCTTGCTTCAAATCAAAATTGTCCGACTTTGGAATGCCTGGTATTTCTGAAGATTTGCTTGCATTGCCAGATTTTCATTCCAACGTTGCTGGCATCTCTTTCAGAAG CTTTAATATCAACAAAGTACTCGAGTTTGGTGCTCTGTTGGCATCTGGAGGACAG GAGTATGACATCGCGTATGATAGTTTGAAGAACCCAAGGGAGAGGTTGGCTCGTCAGAAGCAAAATCTTCGGCGGCGTTTAG GCTTGGAAGTATGTGAGCAGTTCATGGATGTAAATGATATGATAAGAGATGAAGACCTTATTATGCAGAACTCCCATGGGAATGGAATAAATCAAAGAGTTTATGTGCCACATAATATTCAGCGATTAGTTGCAGATATGGTTCCAAGCATGATCTCGAAAAGGCCCAGTCCTAGAGAAAGGAATCTTCTGAAACGAAAAGCAAAAATTAGCTCAAAAGACCAAATGAAAGGTTGGGCTGAGGATGGGGACTCAAGGGTGTTAGGTGCACAGAATGTGACCGTGCCAAAGGTCTCAAGTACTGATCCATTAAGTTCTAGTAAG GCCTCTATGGATGTTAATGATGATGAAGACAGCTTGGACCATGACAAAGATGGATTGTGGCCTTTCCATAGTTTTGTTGAGCAGCTTCTACTTGATATGTTTGATCCTG TCTGGGAAGTTCGGCATGGTAGTGTGATGGCTTTGAGGGAAATTTTAACCCATCAAGGAGCTTCTGCTGGAGTATTTATGCCTGACTTGAGCTTGGATGGTGCACAGTTTTTTCAATTAGAAGATGAATTTGTATCACATAgaatgaagagagagagagagattgattTGAATATGCAAGGACCAACAGATGAGTTTGAACCAAACATGAAAATGCCGAAGTTTACTGATGTGTCATCTCCATGGGTGGATACAATGACTGTTGCCAACATAGATTGTAACTCTGACATCAATATAAAGGTTGAAGATGGTAGTATGTGTGATTTGCTTGCTGAGCCAATTACTGAGTTGTCCAACCTTAGCTCTGTTAAGGTGGAGTCAGATTCTCACCTTGATACTACATTGTATTCAACTAAAGAAGATACTACATTGTATTCAAATAAAGAAGTAACTGAGACAGCCATATTCGAGGACTCCTCCAGCATTAAGGAAACAGATGTGATGAAAAATATATCTGAAAATTCTGAGCTGATGAACTGGATTAAATTGGCTAGGCATTCTTGGCTTAAGAACTGCCAATTTCTTCAAGAATGTGCAATCCGCTTCCTGTGTGTTTTGTCATTAGACCG TTTTGGAGATTATGTATCTGATCAGGTTGTTGCACCAGTGCGGGAAACCTGTGCTCAGGCATTAGGTGTAGTTTTCAAGTACATGCATCCCACTTTACTACATGAAACATTGACTATCTTGCTGGAGATGCAGGTAAATTTCAT ACCAGAATGGGAGATTCGCCATGGAAGTCTGTTGGGTATCAAGTACTTGGTGGCTGTAAGGAAG GAGATGCTTCATGAATTGCTTGGACGTGTTCTCCCCGCATGTAAAGCTGGGCTGGAGGACCCTGATGATGATGTTCGAGCTGTTGCAGCTGATGCTTTGATACCAACAGCAGCTGCAATTGTTAATCTACAGGGTCAGACATTGAATTCCATAGTGATGTTACTATGGGATATATTACTTGATTTGGATGATTTGAGTCCATCTACCAGCAG TGTGATGAATTTGTTAGCGGAAATTTATTCCCAGGATGAAATAATTCCAAAAATGTTGGGAAGGTCTAAAGACAGCCAAGAATTTGATCTAAATGAGGTAGGCTTCATTGATGATAGTACTGGAGGAGTGAGTATGCAGGAGAATCCTTTTATGTTAGCAACATTGGCTCCGCGTTTATGGCCATTTATGAGACATAGTATAGCATCAGTCCGTTATTCAGCTATTCGCACTTTG GAGCGACTGCTTGAAGCTGGATATAAAAGAAACATTTCTGACTCTTGTAGTTCTTCCTTTTGGCCATCATTTATACTTGGTGATACCCTTAGAATTGTCTTCCAGAATTTGCTGTTGGATTCAAATGACGAAATTTTGCAATGTTCTGAGAGAGTCTGGAGACTCCTTATTCAG TCTCCAAAGGAGGACCTGGAAATTGCTGCAAGGTCATACATGTCTTCTTGGATTGAACTTGCAAGTACTCCATATGGTTCAGTGTTAGATGCTACAAAAATGTTTTGGCCAGTTGCCCTTCCACGGAAAAGTCATTTTAGAGCAGCAGCTAAAATGAGAGCTGTAAATCTTGAAAACGAATCTCATAGAAACATCCCCTTAGAATCTACAAATGGAGCTATTCCACACGAGAGAATAGGAGATGCTTCCATTAATCCTGTTAAGATAATTGTTGGCACTGATGTGGAAATGTCAGTCACTCGTACCCGAGTGGTCACAGCAACAGCATTGGGCATTTTTGCATCTATGTTGGAAGAAGGGTCTACACAATATGTTGTTGATCCATTATCGAGTGCACTGACCTCTATGTCTGGCGTCCAGCGGCAG GTGGCATCTATGATTCTTATTTCTTGGTTCAAAGAGATAAAAAGCGGGGGCTCAAATGAAAATCAAGGAACTACGTCAAGTTTTCCCAATCATCTTAGAAATTGGTTGTTGGACTTGTTGGCATGCTCTGACCCTACATTCCCTACTAAAAATTCGCTTCTACCTTATTTAGAGCTTTCAAGAACCTATTCTAAGATGCGTGGTGAGGCTAGTCAGTTATTACATACTATGGAATCATTGGGTATGTTCGATAACTCGTTATCAATTACAAAGCCTGAATGTGAAACTTTGAGTGTGGATGATGCAATAAGTTTTGCATCCAAAGTTCCAGCCTTGTGTAATGATAATGTTGGGAATGAATCTGTTGGACATCTTGAGGATATGGAGTCAGCAAGACAACGACTTCTTACAACTTCAGGGTATTTGAAATGTGTGCAG ATTAATCTCCACGTTTCAGTCTCTGCCCTTGTTGCTGCAGCAGTTGTTTGGATGTCAGAGCTTCCCGCACGACTTAATCCAATTATCTTGCCTCTAATGGCTTCAATCAGAAGAGAACAG gaGGAGAGATTGCAAGAGAAGGCTGCTGAAGCACTTGCAGAActtatttattattgtatttcGCGTAAGCCTAGCCcaaatgataaattaattaagaaTGTATGTAGTTTAACATGTATGGATCCATGCGAGACACCTCAGGCTGCAGTTATTGGCTCCATGGAAATTATTGATGATCAAGATCTTCTTTCCTTTGGGACTGCCACTAACAAGCAGAAAACAAAGGGTCAGATGATAGCTGGTGGTGAAGACCGGTCGAAGGTCGAGGGCTTCATTGGCAGACGAGGGTCTGAACTTGCATTGAAGCATCTCTGTGAGAAGTTtggtgcttcattatttgatAAGCTTCCTAAATTGTGGGATTGCCTCACAGAAGTTCTTAACCCTAGCACTAATGAGTCTTTAACTCCAAATGAGAATCAAGTCACACAAATTATTGACTCTGTGCAGGATCCTCAAATCTTGATAAATAATATCCAG GTGGTACGTTCTATTGTTCCTTTGCTAAATGAGGCACTCAAACCAAAACTTCTGACCCTTCTCCCATGTCTTTTCTATTGTATTCGTCATTCTCACATAGCTGTTAGATTAGCTTCTTCTCGGTGCATTACTTCAATGGCCAAGTCAATGACAGTACATGCGATGGGAGCTATAGTTGAAAATTCTATTCAGATGTTAGGAGATAATTCGTCTGTTAGTGCAAGACAAGGTGCAGGCATGCTGATTAGTTTGCTCGTTCAGGGATTGGGTCCAGAGCTTGTTTCCTATTCTCCTTTGTTAGTTGTTCCTCTTTTAAGGTGTATGAGCGATTGCGATCAGTCTGTCAGACAAAGTGTGACACATAGTTTTGCTGCCCTTGTACCTCTTCTTCCATTGGCTAGAGGTCTTCCCCCACCTGTTGGACTAAGCGATAGTTTCTCTAGGAGTGCCGAAGATGCACAGTTTCTTGAGCAACTACTTGACAACTCCAATATTGATGATTACAAACTCTCTACTGATTTGAAAGTAACATTAAGGAG GTATCAACAAGAAGGTATAAATTGGTTGGCTTTCTTAAAACGTTTCAAGCTTCATGGAATTTTATGTGATGATATGGGGCTTGGAAAAACACTTCAAGCATCAGCTATTGTGGCTTCTGACATAGTTGAGTGCCGTACTTCAAATAACAATGAGAGCCGTTCCCCATCTTTGATTATTTGCCCATCAACCCTGGTTGGACACTGGGCATTTGAGATAGAGAAGTATATAGATGTTTCAGTCATATCTACTCTTCAATATGTTGGCTCTGCTCAAGACCGCATCTATCTTAGAGATCATTTTGATAAGCATAATGTAATAATAACATCGTATGATGTTATTCGTAAAGACATTGATTATCTTGGGAAGCTACAATGGAATTACTGTATCTTAGATGAAGGACATATCATAAAGAATGCCAAGTCTAAAATTACACATGCAGTGAAACAATTAAAAGCTCAGCACCGGTTGATTTTGAGTGGAACACCAATCCAG AATAACGTCATGGACTTGTGGTCCCTTTTTGATTTTTTAATGCCGGGCTTTCTTGGAACTGAGAGACAG TTCCAAGCCACTTATGGGAAACCGTTGGTAGCAGCCAGAGATCCTAAATGTTCTGCCAAGGATGCTGAAGCAGGGGCACTTGCTATGGAAGCATTGCACAAACAG GTCATGCCTTTCCTCCTTCGACGAACAAAGGATGAAGTTTTGTCTGATCTTCCAGAGAAAATTATTCAAGACAGATACTGTGACCTGAGTCCTGTACAATTAAAACTTTATGAGCAATTTTCTGGTTCGAATGTAAAACACGAAATCTCAAGTATTGTAAAATCAAATGAGTCCGGAGATACAGGAGAAGGAAGCAGTGTATCAACCAAAGCATCTTCACATGTTTTCCAG GCACTTCAATATTTGCTAAAGCTTTGTAGTCATCCATTGCTTGTCCTTGGAGATAAGATCCCCGAATCAATTGAATGCCTTTTGTCCGAGCAACATGCTAGTTCTGACCCCATTTCAGAACTGCATAGACCTTTCCACTCTCCCAAACTCGTTGCACTTCAGGAGATACTGGAAGAGTGTGGGATAGGCATTGATGCATCTAATTCTGACGCTGCTGTGGGTGTCGGTCAGCATAGAGTCTTAATATTTGCTCAGCATAAG GCCTTTCTGGACATTATTGAAAGAGACTTGTTTCAGACCTATATGAAAAG TGTAACTTACTTGCGGTTGGATGGGTCAGTTGAACCAGAAAAACGTTTTGACATTGTTAAAGCTTTCAATTCAGACCCTACTATTGATGTCTTACTGCTGACAACACACG TTGGTGGCCTCGGGCTGAACCTGACATCGGCCGACACACTTGTTTTCATGGAGCACGACTGGAATCCAATGCGCGATCATCAG GCCATGGATAGAGCACACAGATTAGGTCAGAAAAAAGTAGTGAATGTTCATCGCCTGATAATGCGCGGAACCTTGGAAGAGAAAGTTATGAGCTTGCAAAAGTTCAAAGTTTCAGTTGCTAATGCAGTGATTAATTCAGAAAATGCCAGCATGAAAACAATGAACACAGATCAGCTACTCGATCTCTTTGCATCGGCAGAGACTTCCAAAAGG GGAACCTCTGTATCGAAGCAAACGGATAATAAGTTTGATGGAGATGCGAAATTACCGGGAAGCAAGAAGGGGTTAAAAGCCATTCTTGGCGGGCTAGAGGAGCTCTGGGATCACTCACAGTACACCGAAGAATACAATCTAAATCAATTCTTATCAAAGCTTAGTGGCTAA